From the Periophthalmus magnuspinnatus isolate fPerMag1 chromosome 1, fPerMag1.2.pri, whole genome shotgun sequence genome, one window contains:
- the LOC117375271 gene encoding septin-9-like isoform X3 codes for MSESAKQHAAKGDKSHAGDSSYVGIDAILEQMRRKAMKQGFELNIMVVGQSGLGKSTLMNTLFKSKVSRKSVQPDPEERIPKTVEIKSISHDIEEKGVRMKLTVIDTPGFGDQINNENCWQPIMKFINDQYEAYLQEEINIDRKKRIPDSRVHCCIYFIPPTGHCLRPLDVEFMRRLSKVVNIVPVIAKADTLTLEERDFFKQTIREGLRANGIDVYPQKEFDEDAEDRLINDKIREMIPFAVVGSDQEYQVNGKRILGRKTKWGTIEVENISHCEFAYLRDLLIRTHMQNIKDITGSIHYETYRVRRLNESNHINSQASGYPALQPKANGQTEPQPAPPQPNGVATQHEVMSHEM; via the exons ATGTCTGAATCCGCCAAGCAGCACGCGGCCAAAGGCGACAAGAGCCACGCCGGCGACTCCAGCTACGTGGGAATCGACGCCATCCTGGAGCAGATGAGGAGGAAGGCCATGAAGCAGGGGTTTGAGCTCAACATCATGGTGGTCG GACAAAGTGGCCTCGGGAAGTCCACGCTCATGAACACGCTGTTTAAATCCAAAGTGAGTCGCAAGTCGGTCCAGCCGGATCCAGAGGAGAGGATCCCCAAGACCGTGGAGATCAAGTCCATCAGCCACG ATATCGAAGAGAAAGGCGTGAGGATGAAGCTGACGGTCATCGACACGCCCGGGTTTGGAGATCAGATCAATAATGAAAACTG CTGGCAGCCCATCATGAAGTTCATCAATGATCAGTATGAGGCGTATCTGCAGGAGGAGATCAACATCGACCGAAAGAAGAGGATCCCCGACTCCAGAGTGCACTGCTGCATCTACTTTATACCTCCAACCGGGCACTG CCTGCGGCCTCTCGACGTGGAGTTCATGAGGCGTCTGAGCAAAGTGGTGAACATCGTCCCCGTCATCGCCAAAGCCGACACGCTCACGCTGGAGGAGAGGGACTTCTTCAAGCAGACG ATTCGAGAAGGCCTGCGAGCTAATGGCATCGACGTTTACCCGCAGAAAGAGTTTGACGAGGACGCGGAGGACAGGCTGATCAACGACAAGATCAGG GAGATGATCCCGTTTGCCGTGGTGGGGAGCGACCAGGAATATCAGGTGAACGGGAAGAGGATCCTCGGCCGGAAAACAAAATGGGGAACTATTGAAG ttgAGAACATTTCACACTGTGAGTTTGCCTACCTGCGAGATCTCCTCATAAG GACTCACATGCAGAACATCAAAGACATCACGGGGAGCATCCACTACGAGACGTACAGGGTCCGACGGTTAAACGAGTCCAACCACATCAACTCTCAGGCCTCCGGATACCCCGCGCTCCAGCCCAAAGCCAACGGCCAGACGGAGCCGCAACCCGCCCCGCCGCAACCCAACGGAGTGGCCACGCAGCACGAAGTCATGTCCCACGAGATGTAG